The following are encoded together in the Dyella terrae genome:
- a CDS encoding MaoC family dehydratase yields MSQITYDALQVGDSLPPLHLPPMDRTTLALFAGASGDHNRVHIDIDYVRRAGMPDVFAHGMLSMAYLGRLLTQWVDQRQLRQFGVRFVGITQLGHQVTCTGKVVEKFETDGEKRVRLEIQTANQYGEPRILGDAVVAF; encoded by the coding sequence ATGAGCCAGATCACCTACGACGCACTCCAGGTCGGCGACAGCCTGCCACCGCTCCACCTTCCGCCCATGGATCGCACCACGCTAGCGTTGTTTGCCGGCGCTTCCGGCGACCACAACCGCGTGCACATCGACATCGACTACGTGCGCCGCGCCGGTATGCCCGACGTGTTCGCCCACGGCATGCTGTCCATGGCCTATCTCGGCCGCCTGCTCACTCAATGGGTAGACCAGCGTCAGCTTCGCCAGTTCGGTGTCCGTTTCGTCGGCATCACTCAACTAGGCCACCAGGTGACCTGCACCGGCAAGGTGGTCGAAAAATTCGAAACCGACGGCGAAAAGCGCGTACGCCTGGAAATACAGACCGCCAACCAGTACGGCGAACCGCGCATTCTCGGCGACGCCGTGGTCGCGTTCTGA
- a CDS encoding LuxR C-terminal-related transcriptional regulator yields MNSPRYIVHPSKDVSLKPRLSLSSKDTIPLNAESVASEASPPITRAETTAQPPRGTPRIVGRDRLLAQLREARRKRCIVLQGPIGSGKTTLLLAWRESLLPLGYSMAWQTFTPDDNELSRGLDHLIACLAQVDPDISREAALLFERGMDDEAAEGVVVSLVRGIAAHSADIVLVLDDVQHLVRPEGHEVFQWLLEYAPQNLHIVLVSRSTIPLSLGRIRDLGLVLELDMRDLRFTAAESLEFLRSQLGDVHPREARRLHELTDGWVAGLQLFAMRLKRRRQEKLGSDAAPTYLLDAGAFAEYFDHEVLSHLADAEVELLVRMSACARLCAPLCLALVGDQPPTSEAIDLLAKLEADNLFVKPAPEAGGQSWYRLNPLFRETLLDRFRMRDETYQRSVHRAAWLWFSEHGHTDDAVRHALLAGESAAAIELVQQAARGMRLQGQFRKLAGLMRLLPQGEILARIDLRLWMVMLHLYARDLDACAAAIATLENDLPADDDHTRYQLTLLRAALAVQHDDPDTVAALMPALHSPPAHADGLLIGAHNNLMSWLFMHKGDYDAARQVHAESPKLLVDGNELFGTSAGLLNARCFTSLSFALEGRIVQAERVCRDALFEANQRGAATSESACLASALLGELLYESNELAAARKLLEERVDVLERISIPDSILRLFTVLSSIHWIAGHHQEAFAYLRRLEDYASRHQWRRLMVHSVAQQVQRHLQMGAVDEAQRGLTRLDELASGASPTSIFYDDIQLATQCAHLHWHLFHADDPATLEALRPLLALSERRGWQRQSAQFQFYAALVEHRNGADRSVDEAVMDILRRGSRLGLVRSLLDTSPDALSLMTEVIQRQPHDPVLSFYLSRLQAAQQPFPKPPDGTIATSNGGRHLPAAEMLSERESKVVCLLAKALPNKKIARTLGISPETVKWHLKNIYGKLGVSSRDEAVARVRDLNLDADLSASDTLY; encoded by the coding sequence ATGAACTCGCCACGTTACATCGTCCATCCCTCCAAGGACGTATCGCTCAAACCGAGGCTTTCCCTGTCATCCAAGGACACTATCCCCCTCAACGCGGAAAGCGTGGCATCCGAGGCCAGCCCGCCGATTACTCGCGCCGAGACGACGGCCCAGCCTCCCCGGGGCACGCCCCGGATCGTTGGACGAGATCGCCTGCTTGCGCAGTTGCGAGAGGCGCGCCGCAAGCGCTGCATCGTGCTGCAGGGTCCCATTGGTAGCGGCAAGACAACACTGTTGCTGGCATGGCGAGAGTCTCTGCTTCCCCTCGGCTACAGCATGGCGTGGCAAACGTTCACACCTGACGACAACGAACTATCGCGCGGGCTGGATCACCTAATCGCCTGCCTGGCACAGGTTGATCCAGACATCAGCCGCGAGGCCGCGTTGCTGTTCGAACGAGGCATGGACGATGAAGCGGCCGAGGGCGTGGTTGTTTCCCTGGTACGAGGCATCGCCGCGCATTCGGCAGACATCGTGCTGGTGCTGGACGATGTGCAACACCTGGTGCGGCCCGAGGGCCACGAAGTGTTTCAGTGGTTGCTGGAATACGCGCCGCAAAATCTCCATATCGTGCTCGTCTCGCGTAGCACGATCCCGCTGTCGTTGGGTAGGATCCGCGATCTCGGCCTTGTGCTTGAACTGGACATGCGCGACCTGCGCTTCACGGCCGCCGAATCACTGGAATTTCTGCGCTCCCAGCTCGGCGACGTCCATCCACGTGAAGCCCGGCGCCTGCACGAACTCACCGACGGCTGGGTTGCGGGGCTGCAGCTCTTTGCGATGCGCCTGAAGCGACGCAGGCAGGAAAAACTGGGTTCGGACGCCGCACCCACCTATCTGCTCGATGCAGGCGCGTTCGCCGAGTATTTCGATCACGAGGTGCTTTCCCACCTGGCCGATGCCGAAGTGGAGTTGCTGGTGCGCATGTCGGCCTGCGCGCGATTGTGTGCGCCGCTCTGCCTCGCACTGGTCGGCGACCAGCCGCCCACATCGGAAGCCATCGATCTGCTCGCCAAACTGGAAGCAGATAATTTGTTCGTCAAACCCGCGCCGGAGGCAGGCGGCCAATCCTGGTACCGGCTCAATCCACTTTTTCGCGAAACGCTGCTCGATCGCTTCCGCATGCGCGACGAGACTTACCAGCGCAGCGTTCACCGTGCTGCCTGGCTTTGGTTCAGCGAGCACGGGCACACCGATGACGCCGTTCGCCACGCGCTGCTCGCTGGTGAATCGGCGGCGGCGATAGAACTAGTGCAACAGGCGGCGCGCGGGATGCGGTTGCAGGGGCAGTTTCGCAAGCTGGCCGGGTTGATGCGATTGTTGCCGCAAGGCGAGATCCTGGCGCGCATCGATCTGCGCCTGTGGATGGTGATGCTCCACCTCTATGCGCGCGACCTCGATGCTTGCGCTGCCGCCATAGCCACGCTGGAAAACGATCTACCCGCGGACGATGATCACACGCGCTACCAGCTGACCCTGTTGAGGGCCGCCCTGGCCGTACAGCATGACGACCCCGATACGGTCGCCGCGCTCATGCCTGCCCTTCATTCGCCCCCGGCTCATGCCGATGGCCTCCTGATTGGAGCCCACAACAACCTGATGTCGTGGCTTTTCATGCACAAGGGCGATTACGACGCAGCACGCCAAGTGCATGCGGAGTCACCCAAGCTTCTGGTCGATGGCAATGAACTGTTCGGTACCTCGGCCGGCCTGCTCAATGCCCGTTGTTTCACATCGCTCAGTTTCGCGCTGGAGGGGCGCATCGTCCAGGCGGAGCGTGTCTGCCGCGATGCGCTGTTCGAAGCCAATCAGCGAGGTGCGGCGACATCCGAGTCCGCTTGCCTGGCTTCGGCTTTGCTAGGGGAGTTGCTTTACGAGTCGAATGAACTGGCCGCTGCACGCAAGCTGCTCGAAGAGCGCGTGGACGTGCTCGAGCGTATCTCCATCCCCGATTCCATTCTTCGGCTGTTCACCGTGCTTTCGTCCATCCACTGGATTGCGGGACATCATCAGGAAGCCTTTGCTTACCTCAGGCGCCTGGAAGACTACGCGTCCCGCCATCAATGGCGACGGCTCATGGTCCACAGCGTAGCGCAACAGGTCCAGCGGCACCTGCAAATGGGGGCCGTCGACGAGGCGCAGCGCGGCCTGACACGACTGGATGAACTTGCATCCGGCGCGTCGCCAACGTCCATTTTTTATGATGACATCCAGCTGGCGACGCAATGTGCTCATCTACATTGGCACCTGTTCCACGCCGATGACCCGGCAACCCTGGAGGCACTGCGGCCACTGCTTGCCCTGAGCGAACGACGTGGCTGGCAGCGCCAGTCGGCCCAGTTCCAGTTTTATGCGGCACTCGTCGAACATCGCAACGGTGCAGACAGGTCGGTGGATGAGGCGGTGATGGATATCCTGCGCCGGGGCAGCCGCCTTGGCCTGGTGCGCAGTCTGCTGGACACGAGCCCGGATGCACTGTCGTTGATGACCGAGGTCATCCAGCGGCAACCTCACGACCCGGTGCTCTCTTTCTATCTCAGCCGTCTGCAGGCCGCCCAGCAGCCCTTTCCCAAGCCGCCGGATGGGACCATCGCGACATCCAACGGTGGACGTCACCTGCCGGCTGCCGAGATGCTCAGTGAACGCGAATCCAAAGTGGTGTGCCTGCTGGCAAAAGCACTCCCCAACAAGAAGATCGCGCGCACCTTGGGCATCTCGCCAGAAACGGTGAAGTGGCATCTGAAGAACATCTACGGGAAGCTGGGTGTTTCCAGCCGGGACGAAGCGGTTGCGCGCGTGCGTGACCTCAATCTGGATGCTGATCTGTCTGCAAGCGATACGCTGTACTGA
- a CDS encoding feruloyl-CoA synthase has translation MATLKVNECTAVPFRAVPFPQRKTLVERRADGSILLRSATQPPMLAEKSFAAFIPSWAAQRGQDAAFCERDANGAWRSIDWSTLWRQVVTVAATLLERGLGSSRPVMLLSGNSIEQAVLLLACEYVGIPTAPVSPAYSLLSKDHARLRDIGERVPPAAVFVQDTTAFGRALDVLDMDPATLLAVHGHSRGQLNWEDLVAQTLTAAQLSTVEAAHRAIRPEQTARILFTSGSTGAPKGVNLTYGNFAAVAAYYADNLGWLGREHPVFLDWLPWYHGLGGVLNLGRSVQFGATHYIDDGRPLPGLIEKTVRNLRDVSPSIFTSVPSAWAMLATELERDSVLAQSLFSRVHFLGYGGASLPTNVWRRIQRVAEEAVGERIMFCTGLACSETTGMGTYCGWPTDGNGNVGVPVPGSEVKLLPLESETGRYEIRMRGANLFGGYVGQPELTAAAFDDEGYFRLGDAVRLADEEDPSQGMLFAGRVVEDFKLINGTWVQTGAMRLTLLDQCAPLLSDAVICGHDNAYVTALAWPNVAGCRQLDPSLAELDVEELVRHPLLVSALRERLQRQASAGASLTIKRVMLMAEPPSADANEIADKGYVNQAVTRARRAPLIEQLYEAEPAAHIACMS, from the coding sequence ATGGCGACGCTCAAGGTCAACGAGTGCACGGCGGTACCTTTCCGCGCCGTGCCATTTCCGCAACGGAAGACGCTGGTGGAGCGTCGCGCCGATGGCAGCATCCTGCTGCGCTCGGCCACCCAGCCGCCGATGCTTGCAGAAAAGAGTTTCGCTGCTTTCATTCCCTCGTGGGCAGCTCAACGCGGCCAAGACGCAGCCTTCTGCGAACGCGACGCGAACGGCGCATGGCGATCCATTGACTGGTCGACGCTATGGCGCCAGGTCGTCACGGTTGCCGCCACGTTGCTTGAACGCGGCCTGGGCTCATCTCGCCCGGTCATGTTGTTGTCGGGCAATTCGATCGAGCAAGCGGTGCTTCTGCTGGCATGCGAATACGTCGGCATTCCTACCGCACCGGTATCGCCCGCGTATTCCTTGCTAAGCAAGGACCACGCGCGCCTGCGGGACATCGGCGAGCGGGTACCGCCCGCCGCCGTATTCGTACAAGACACAACGGCCTTTGGACGCGCACTGGACGTGCTGGATATGGATCCTGCCACCCTGCTCGCCGTACACGGCCACTCCCGCGGTCAACTGAACTGGGAAGACCTCGTCGCCCAGACACTCACTGCGGCGCAGTTGAGCACGGTTGAAGCGGCCCACCGCGCTATCCGCCCCGAGCAAACGGCGCGCATCCTGTTTACTTCCGGTTCCACCGGCGCTCCCAAGGGCGTGAACCTCACCTACGGGAACTTCGCTGCGGTAGCCGCTTACTACGCCGACAACCTGGGCTGGCTTGGTCGTGAACACCCGGTTTTCCTTGATTGGCTGCCCTGGTATCACGGCTTGGGCGGCGTACTGAATCTGGGTCGCTCGGTGCAATTTGGCGCCACCCACTACATCGACGACGGCCGGCCACTACCTGGCCTGATCGAAAAAACCGTGCGCAATCTGCGCGACGTATCGCCCAGCATCTTCACCAGCGTGCCCTCCGCATGGGCCATGCTGGCCACCGAACTGGAACGCGACTCGGTGCTGGCGCAGAGCCTGTTCTCTCGCGTGCACTTCCTTGGCTACGGCGGCGCCAGCCTGCCGACCAATGTATGGCGCCGCATCCAGCGCGTCGCCGAAGAAGCAGTTGGCGAGCGCATCATGTTTTGCACGGGCCTCGCTTGCTCCGAGACCACCGGCATGGGCACGTACTGCGGCTGGCCTACCGATGGCAACGGCAATGTCGGCGTGCCGGTTCCCGGTTCGGAAGTGAAGCTGCTCCCGCTCGAAAGCGAAACGGGTCGATACGAGATCCGCATGCGTGGTGCCAACCTGTTCGGCGGCTACGTCGGCCAGCCCGAACTTACCGCCGCAGCTTTCGACGACGAAGGCTACTTCCGGCTGGGTGATGCGGTACGGCTGGCCGACGAGGAAGATCCCTCACAAGGCATGCTCTTTGCTGGACGCGTCGTCGAGGATTTCAAACTGATCAACGGCACGTGGGTGCAGACCGGTGCCATGCGCCTGACTCTGCTCGATCAATGCGCGCCATTGCTCAGCGACGCCGTGATTTGCGGCCACGACAACGCCTACGTCACGGCACTGGCCTGGCCAAACGTGGCTGGCTGCCGGCAACTGGATCCCTCGCTCGCGGAGCTCGACGTCGAGGAACTGGTCCGCCATCCCCTGCTGGTATCGGCGCTGCGCGAGCGGCTGCAACGACAAGCCTCCGCAGGCGCAAGTCTCACCATCAAGCGCGTGATGCTGATGGCCGAACCGCCTTCGGCAGACGCCAATGAAATTGCCGACAAGGGTTACGTGAACCAGGCCGTGACCCGCGCCCGGCGCGCTCCGCTCATCGAACAACTCTACGAAGCAGAACCGGCAGCGCACATCGCCTGCATGTCCTGA
- a CDS encoding acyl-CoA dehydrogenase family protein has protein sequence MQVTRTVFRDDHEMLRDSVRRFFERECVPHQAEWDEAGKVDRETWLKAGREGLLCLTLPTEYGGGGGDFGHAAVMNEELQRAGVSGLGFAVHSDIIAPYIARIGNEEQKQRWLPKVCAGEYILAIAMTEPGTGSDLKAIRTTAIREGDEYVINGSKTFISNGLNCDLIIVVAKTDPAAGAKGVSLLVVEADRDGFRRGRKLEKVGQHAQDTAEMFFDNVRVPVANLLGEEGKGFAYLMAELPQERLSIAVGAAAKLEACLEHTLNYVKDRKAFNQTVWDFQNTKFKLADIKAQAVSVRLLIDYYLGEHMRRRLTLEEAAIAKLCATETLGKALDEMVQLHGGYGYMLEYPVARAFADARVMRIYGGTSEVMRDLISRKL, from the coding sequence ATGCAAGTCACCCGAACCGTCTTCCGTGACGATCATGAAATGCTGCGCGATTCCGTGCGCCGCTTCTTCGAGCGCGAATGCGTTCCGCATCAGGCCGAATGGGACGAGGCCGGCAAGGTCGACCGCGAAACCTGGCTGAAGGCCGGCCGCGAAGGCCTGCTCTGCCTGACACTGCCCACCGAATACGGCGGCGGCGGCGGCGATTTCGGCCACGCCGCGGTGATGAACGAGGAACTGCAGCGCGCCGGCGTCAGCGGGCTTGGCTTTGCAGTGCACTCGGACATCATCGCGCCATACATCGCGCGCATCGGCAACGAGGAGCAGAAACAGCGCTGGTTGCCCAAGGTCTGCGCGGGCGAATACATCCTCGCCATCGCCATGACCGAGCCCGGCACCGGCAGCGACCTCAAGGCCATTCGCACCACCGCCATCCGCGAAGGCGACGAGTACGTCATCAATGGCAGCAAGACCTTCATCAGTAACGGCCTCAACTGCGACCTCATCATTGTCGTCGCCAAGACCGATCCCGCCGCGGGTGCCAAAGGCGTGAGCCTGCTCGTGGTCGAAGCCGATCGCGACGGCTTCCGGCGTGGGCGCAAGCTGGAGAAAGTGGGACAGCACGCGCAAGACACGGCTGAAATGTTTTTCGACAACGTCCGCGTACCTGTTGCCAACCTGCTTGGTGAAGAAGGCAAAGGCTTCGCTTACCTCATGGCGGAGCTTCCGCAGGAGCGCTTATCCATTGCCGTCGGGGCCGCCGCCAAACTCGAAGCCTGCCTCGAACACACGCTCAACTACGTCAAGGACCGCAAGGCCTTCAACCAGACCGTGTGGGACTTCCAGAACACTAAGTTCAAGCTCGCTGACATCAAGGCGCAAGCCGTATCGGTGCGCCTGCTGATCGACTACTACCTTGGCGAACACATGCGCCGCCGGCTCACGCTGGAGGAAGCGGCCATCGCCAAGCTCTGCGCTACCGAAACGCTGGGCAAGGCGTTGGACGAAATGGTCCAGTTGCACGGCGGTTACGGCTACATGCTGGAGTACCCAGTGGCCCGCGCCTTTGCCGATGCACGCGTCATGCGCATCTACGGCGGCACCAGCGAAGTCATGCGCGACCTCATCTCGCGCAAACTGTAA
- a CDS encoding lipid-transfer protein, translated as MSRKVYVAGVGMIPFKKPGTSDTYDVMGETAVRQALADAGVAYDDVQQAYAGYVYGDSTCGQKALYRVGMTGIPVINVNNNCATGSSALFLARQAVASGAVDCALAVGFEFMGPGALRSVWTDRASALERALDATDELIGKTEGMSNAIRQFAGAGMSHMKKYGTKLETFAAIRAKASRHAEHNPLAVFRNVVTTEDVMAAPMLWEGVLTRLMACPPTCGAAAAIVVSEDFARKHGLRTDVLIGGQSITTDTPSTYEGHDMIRVVGFDMTRAAAKSAYEQAGIGPEDIQVIELHDCFAQNELITYEGLGLCAEGAGEKLVNDGDNTYGGKWVVNPSGGLLSKGHPLGATGLAQCFELTHQLRGDVDKRQVQGARNALAHNVGLGGACVVTIYQKVA; from the coding sequence ATGAGTCGCAAGGTTTACGTCGCTGGCGTGGGCATGATCCCGTTCAAGAAGCCCGGCACCAGTGATACGTACGACGTGATGGGCGAAACTGCCGTGCGTCAGGCACTGGCCGATGCAGGGGTGGCTTACGACGACGTGCAGCAGGCCTATGCCGGCTACGTCTACGGCGACTCTACCTGCGGGCAGAAGGCGCTGTATCGCGTCGGCATGACCGGCATTCCGGTCATCAACGTCAACAACAACTGCGCCACCGGTTCCTCGGCGCTGTTTCTCGCCCGCCAGGCGGTGGCCAGCGGAGCGGTCGATTGCGCGCTCGCGGTCGGCTTCGAATTCATGGGCCCGGGCGCGCTGCGTTCGGTATGGACCGATCGCGCCAGCGCGCTGGAACGCGCGCTCGACGCCACCGACGAGCTGATCGGCAAGACCGAGGGAATGTCCAATGCCATCCGCCAGTTCGCCGGCGCCGGCATGTCGCACATGAAGAAATATGGCACCAAGCTGGAAACCTTCGCCGCCATTCGCGCCAAAGCCAGTCGCCACGCGGAACACAACCCACTCGCCGTATTCCGCAATGTGGTCACCACCGAAGACGTGATGGCCGCACCGATGCTGTGGGAAGGCGTGCTCACCCGCCTGATGGCCTGCCCACCGACCTGTGGTGCCGCAGCTGCCATCGTCGTCTCCGAAGACTTCGCCAGGAAGCATGGCCTGCGTACCGACGTGCTGATCGGCGGCCAGTCCATCACCACCGATACGCCCAGCACCTATGAAGGGCACGACATGATCCGCGTGGTCGGCTTCGACATGACGCGCGCCGCGGCCAAGAGTGCTTACGAACAAGCCGGCATCGGCCCGGAAGACATCCAGGTCATCGAGTTGCACGACTGCTTCGCGCAAAACGAATTGATCACCTATGAAGGTCTCGGTCTGTGCGCCGAGGGTGCCGGCGAAAAGCTGGTCAACGACGGCGACAACACCTATGGCGGCAAGTGGGTGGTCAATCCGTCCGGCGGCCTGCTGTCCAAGGGCCACCCGCTCGGCGCCACAGGTCTGGCGCAATGCTTCGAACTCACGCATCAGTTGCGCGGCGATGTCGACAAGCGCCAGGTGCAGGGGGCTCGCAACGCGCTGGCGCACAACGTCGGCCTCGGCGGCGCATGCGTAGTCACCATCTACCAGAAGGTGGCTTGA
- a CDS encoding MBL fold metallo-hydrolase produces MERSRLRKPQPVGELRYPFDEPPRPGECLTVAPGVQWLRMPLPGALDHINVWLIDEHDGLAIVDTGVRSFESAALWEHMLDPPALRKPRRVLLTHRHADHAGMAGWLASRYGCELWMTNDEYLAARMALWECQAPPSPAVSMFYRRAGWEADALAHYRERHGYYADYMFNLPSQYYRLQDGQVLRIGDHDWTVITGGGHSVEHACLYCPSLRLLIAGDQVLPRISSNVSVMPQEPDANPLAQRIDALQHLRRSVPADVLVLPSHNDCFHGLHVRIDQLLRGQERALQRLREALAKPRRVIDVFRALFARHIASRSSEYTLATGEALACLNYLIARGEVCRERRCGGTHWYRLTHEAATGAPGHPSHERKPA; encoded by the coding sequence ATGGAACGGTCCCGTCTCCGCAAGCCGCAACCCGTCGGCGAGCTGCGCTACCCGTTTGACGAGCCACCACGCCCAGGCGAATGCCTGACGGTGGCTCCCGGCGTGCAATGGCTGCGCATGCCACTGCCCGGCGCACTCGACCATATCAATGTCTGGCTGATTGACGAGCACGATGGGCTCGCGATCGTCGACACGGGCGTGCGCTCTTTCGAGAGTGCAGCGCTGTGGGAGCACATGCTCGACCCGCCTGCATTGCGAAAGCCCCGCCGTGTACTGCTCACCCATCGGCATGCCGACCATGCGGGGATGGCCGGCTGGCTCGCGAGCCGGTATGGCTGCGAACTTTGGATGACCAACGACGAGTACCTGGCCGCCCGAATGGCCCTGTGGGAATGCCAGGCACCACCCTCCCCCGCGGTATCGATGTTCTACCGCCGTGCCGGGTGGGAAGCCGACGCACTCGCTCACTACCGCGAACGCCACGGCTACTACGCCGACTACATGTTCAATCTCCCCTCGCAGTACTACCGCCTGCAGGACGGCCAAGTGCTGCGCATCGGCGATCACGACTGGACGGTCATCACGGGCGGCGGTCACTCTGTCGAGCATGCCTGCCTGTACTGTCCTTCGCTCCGGTTGCTCATCGCCGGCGACCAGGTCTTGCCACGCATTTCATCCAACGTGTCGGTGATGCCGCAGGAACCCGACGCCAATCCGCTGGCCCAGCGCATCGACGCCCTGCAGCACCTGCGACGCAGCGTGCCCGCGGACGTACTTGTACTGCCTTCGCACAACGATTGCTTCCACGGCCTGCACGTGCGCATTGACCAGCTTCTCCGCGGACAAGAACGCGCGTTGCAGCGACTTCGCGAGGCACTGGCAAAGCCACGACGCGTCATCGACGTCTTCCGTGCGCTGTTCGCCCGCCATATCGCTTCGCGCAGCAGCGAATACACATTGGCCACCGGCGAAGCTTTGGCCTGCCTTAACTATCTCATCGCGCGCGGCGAGGTGTGCCGCGAACGGCGCTGCGGCGGCACGCATTGGTACAGGCTGACGCACGAAGCAGCCACCGGCGCGCCGGGTCACCCCAGTCACGAACGGAAACCGGCATGA
- a CDS encoding MaoC family dehydratase N-terminal domain-containing protein yields MIDTKHIGRRLPSFKASTDAWRLRFFAKAIGETNPIYLDEAAARDAGHPSLPLPPTFLFSLEFEQPDTRWRDDVGLNMARILHGEQSFSYHRMAYAGDVLQFDSCIADIYDKKGGALWFIVRETRVTNQRGDHVADLRSVIVQR; encoded by the coding sequence ATGATCGATACCAAGCACATCGGCAGACGCCTCCCCTCTTTCAAGGCCAGCACCGATGCGTGGCGCCTGCGCTTTTTCGCGAAAGCCATCGGCGAAACCAACCCGATCTACCTCGACGAAGCAGCTGCGCGCGATGCGGGCCATCCGTCGCTGCCATTACCGCCAACGTTTCTATTCTCGCTGGAGTTCGAACAACCCGATACGCGATGGCGCGACGATGTAGGGCTCAATATGGCGCGCATTCTGCACGGCGAGCAGAGCTTCAGCTATCACCGCATGGCGTATGCCGGCGATGTACTTCAGTTCGACAGCTGCATCGCCGACATCTACGACAAGAAAGGGGGCGCACTCTGGTTCATCGTGCGCGAGACACGCGTGACCAACCAGCGCGGCGACCACGTGGCCGACTTGCGCAGCGTGATCGTGCAGCGCTAA
- a CDS encoding SDR family NAD(P)-dependent oxidoreductase, with protein sequence MGKLDGKVALVTGSGRGIGHAIAMKLASEGARLVINDLDAEPANETVAELKRMGTDAVAVPGNVSAPDFADRFIGAAMSHFGSIDILVNNAGYTWDDVVQKMTDEQWYAILDCHLTAPFRILRAAYPHVKALHAADVEAGREVYRKIVNISSVSALNGNAGQINYSSAKAGVIGMTRAMAREWGRFNVNVNCVAFGLIHTRMTSADAKAGATVTIEGREIRVGLNPDMLKSHAARNPLGRGGTPEEAANGVYLLCTPESNYITAQTLVVAGNLQ encoded by the coding sequence ATGGGTAAGCTCGACGGAAAGGTCGCTCTCGTCACCGGCTCCGGCCGCGGCATCGGCCATGCCATTGCAATGAAGCTCGCCAGCGAGGGCGCGCGCCTGGTCATTAACGACCTCGATGCCGAACCGGCCAACGAGACGGTGGCCGAACTCAAGCGCATGGGCACCGACGCAGTAGCCGTGCCGGGCAACGTCAGCGCTCCGGATTTCGCCGATCGTTTCATCGGCGCGGCGATGAGCCATTTCGGCAGCATCGACATCCTCGTCAACAACGCCGGCTACACATGGGACGACGTGGTGCAGAAGATGACCGACGAGCAATGGTACGCCATCCTCGATTGCCATCTGACGGCCCCCTTCCGCATCCTTCGCGCCGCCTATCCACACGTCAAGGCACTGCACGCCGCCGATGTCGAAGCGGGCCGCGAGGTATACCGCAAAATCGTGAATATCTCCTCCGTCTCCGCGCTCAACGGCAATGCCGGCCAGATCAACTACTCGTCGGCCAAGGCCGGCGTCATCGGCATGACGCGCGCCATGGCACGCGAGTGGGGCCGCTTCAACGTCAACGTAAACTGCGTGGCGTTCGGCCTGATCCACACGCGCATGACATCCGCTGACGCCAAGGCTGGCGCCACCGTGACCATCGAAGGCCGCGAAATCCGCGTTGGCCTGAACCCGGACATGCTCAAGAGCCACGCTGCGCGTAATCCGCTTGGCCGTGGCGGCACGCCAGAGGAAGCGGCCAACGGCGTCTATCTGCTGTGTACGCCCGAATCCAACTACATCACGGCGCAAACGCTGGTGGTGGCGGGCAATCTTCAGTAG